A window of the Lepus europaeus isolate LE1 chromosome 5, mLepTim1.pri, whole genome shotgun sequence genome harbors these coding sequences:
- the FUBP1 gene encoding far upstream element-binding protein 1 isoform X14, producing MADYSTVPPPSSGSAGGGGGGGGGGGVNDAFKDALQRARQIAAKIGGDAGTSLNSNDYGYGGQKRPLEDGDQPDAKKVAPQNDSFGTQLPPMHQQQRSVMTEEYKVPDGMVGFIIGRGGEQISRIQQESGCKIQIAPDSGGLPERSCMLTGTPESVQSAKRLLDQIVEKGRPAPGFHHGDGPGNAVQEIMIPASKAGLVIGKGGETIKQLQERAGVKMVMIQDGPQNTGADKPLRITGDPYKVQQAKEMVLELIRDQGGFREVRNEYGSRIGGNEGIDVPIPRFAVGIVIGRNGEMIKKIQNDAGVRIQFKPDDGTTPDRIAQITGPPDRCQHAAEIITDLLRSVQAGNPGGPGPGGRGRGRGQGNWNMGPPGGLQEFNFIVPTGKTGLIIGKGGETIKSISQQSGARIELQRNPPPNADPNMKLFTIRGTPQQIDYARQLIEEKIGGPVNPLGPPVPHGPHGVPGPHGPPGPPGPGTPMGPYNPAPYNPGPPGPAPHGPPAPYAPQGWGNAYPHWQQQAPPDPAKAGTDPNSAAWAAYYAHYYQQQAQPPPAAPAGAPTTTQTNGQGDQQNPAPAGQVDYTKAWEEYYKKMGQAVPAPTGAPPGGQPDYSAAWAEYYRQQAAYYAQTSPQGMPQHPPAPQGFANHARSHHHLY from the exons attgcAGCAAAAATTGGAGGTGATGCTGGTACATCACTGAATTCAAATGATTATGGTTATGGAGGACAAAAAAGACCCTTAGAAGATGGAG ATCAACCAGATGCTAAGAAAGTTGCTCCTCAGAATGACT CTTTTGGAACGCAGTTACCACCCATGCATCAGCAGCAAAG GTCTGTAATGACAGAAGAATACAAAGTTCCAGATGGAATGGTTGGCTTTA taattGGCAGAGGAGGTGAACAAATCTCACGCATACAACAAGAATCTGGATGCAAAATACAGATAGCTCCTG ATAGTGGTGGCCTACCAGAAAGGTCTTGTATGTTAACTGGAACACCTGAATCTGTCCA ATCAGCAAAGCGATTATTGGACCAGATTGTCGAAAAAGGAAGACCAGCCCCTGGCTTTCATCATGGTGATGGACCAGGAAATGCTGTTCAGGAAATCATGATTCCAGCTAGCAAGGCAGGATTAGTTATTGGAAAGGGTGGAGAGACTATTAAACAACTCCAg GAACGAGCTGGAGTTAAAATGGTTATGATTCAAGATGGACCTCAGAACACTGGTGCTGACAAACCCCTTAGGATTACAGGAGACCCATACAAAGTTCAA CAAGCCAAGGAAATGGTGTTAGAGTTAATTCGTGATCAAGGTGGTTTCAGAGAAGTTCGAAATGAATATGGGTCAAGAATAGGAGGAAATGAAGGCATAGAT GTCCCCATTCCAAGATTTGCTGTTGGCATTGTAataggaagaaatggagagatgatcaaaaaaatacaaaatgatgcTGGTGTTCGAATTCAGTTTAAGCCTG atGATGGAACGACGCCTGATAGAATAGCACAAATAACAGGACCTCCAGACCGATGTCAACATGCTGCAGAAATTATTACAGACCTTCTTCGAAGTGTTCAG GCTGGTAATCCTGGTGGACCTGGACCTGGTGGtcgaggaagagggagaggacaaGGCAACTGGAACATGGGACCACCTGGTGGACTACAGGAATTTAATTTCATTGTGCcaactgggaaaactggattaatAATAGGAAAAG GAGGTGAGACTATAAAAAGCATAAGCCAACAGTCTGGAGCAAGAATAGAACTTCAGAGAAATCCTCCACCTAATGCAGATCCCAATATGAAGTTATTTACAATTCGTGGCACTCCACAACAAATAGACTATGCTCGGCAACTCATAGAAGAAAAGATTGGT ggTCCAGTAAATCCTTTAGGGCCACCTGTACCCCATGGACCCCATGGTGTCCCAGGCCCCCATGGGCCTCCTGGGCCTCCAGGCCCTGGAACCCCAATGGGACCATATAATCCTGCACCTTATAATCCAggaccacctggcccagctcctca TGGTCCTCCAGCTCCATATGCTCCCCAGGGGTGGGGGAATGCATATCCACACTGGCAGCAACAGGCTCCTCCTGATCCAG CTAAGGCAGGAACGGATCCAAATTCAGCAGCTTGGGCTGCTTATTATGCTCACTATTATCAACAGCAagcacagccaccacctgcagctcctgcaggTGCACCAACTACAACCCAAACTAATGGACAAG GAGATCAGCAGAATCCAGCTCCAGCTGGACAGGTTGATTATACAAAGGCTTGGGAAGAGTACTACAAAAAAATGG GTCAAGCAGTTCCTGCTCCTACTGGTGCTCCACCAGGTGGACAGCCAGATTATAGTGCAGCCTGGGCTGAGTACTATAGACAACAAGCAGCTTATTATGCCCAGACAAGTCCCCAGGGAATGCCACAGCATCCTCCAGCACCTCAG GGATTTGCAAATCATGCAAGAAGCCACCACCATTTATATTaa
- the FUBP1 gene encoding far upstream element-binding protein 1 isoform X13 has protein sequence MADYSTVPPPSSGSAGGGGGGGGGGGVNDAFKDALQRARQIAAKIGGDAGTSLNSNDYGYGGQKRPLEDGDQPDAKKVAPQNDSFGTQLPPMHQQQSRSVMTEEYKVPDGMVGFIIGRGGEQISRIQQESGCKIQIAPDSGGLPERSCMLTGTPESVQSAKRLLDQIVEKGRPAPGFHHGDGPGNAVQEIMIPASKAGLVIGKGGETIKQLQERAGVKMVMIQDGPQNTGADKPLRITGDPYKVQQAKEMVLELIRDQGGFREVRNEYGSRIGGNEGIDVPIPRFAVGIVIGRNGEMIKKIQNDAGVRIQFKPDDGTTPDRIAQITGPPDRCQHAAEIITDLLRSVQAGNPGGPGPGGRGRGRGQGNWNMGPPGGLQEFNFIVPTGKTGLIIGKGGETIKSISQQSGARIELQRNPPPNADPNMKLFTIRGTPQQIDYARQLIEEKIGGPVNPLGPPVPHGPHGVPGPHGPPGPPGPGTPMGPYNPAPYNPGPPGPAPHGPPAPYAPQGWGNAYPHWQQQAPPDPAKAGTDPNSAAWAAYYAHYYQQQAQPPPAAPAGAPTTTQTNGQGDQQNPAPAGQVDYTKAWEEYYKKMGQAVPAPTGAPPGGQPDYSAAWAEYYRQQAAYYAQTSPQGMPQHPPAPQGFANHARSHHHLY, from the exons attgcAGCAAAAATTGGAGGTGATGCTGGTACATCACTGAATTCAAATGATTATGGTTATGGAGGACAAAAAAGACCCTTAGAAGATGGAG ATCAACCAGATGCTAAGAAAGTTGCTCCTCAGAATGACT CTTTTGGAACGCAGTTACCACCCATGCATCAGCAGCAAAG CAGGTCTGTAATGACAGAAGAATACAAAGTTCCAGATGGAATGGTTGGCTTTA taattGGCAGAGGAGGTGAACAAATCTCACGCATACAACAAGAATCTGGATGCAAAATACAGATAGCTCCTG ATAGTGGTGGCCTACCAGAAAGGTCTTGTATGTTAACTGGAACACCTGAATCTGTCCA ATCAGCAAAGCGATTATTGGACCAGATTGTCGAAAAAGGAAGACCAGCCCCTGGCTTTCATCATGGTGATGGACCAGGAAATGCTGTTCAGGAAATCATGATTCCAGCTAGCAAGGCAGGATTAGTTATTGGAAAGGGTGGAGAGACTATTAAACAACTCCAg GAACGAGCTGGAGTTAAAATGGTTATGATTCAAGATGGACCTCAGAACACTGGTGCTGACAAACCCCTTAGGATTACAGGAGACCCATACAAAGTTCAA CAAGCCAAGGAAATGGTGTTAGAGTTAATTCGTGATCAAGGTGGTTTCAGAGAAGTTCGAAATGAATATGGGTCAAGAATAGGAGGAAATGAAGGCATAGAT GTCCCCATTCCAAGATTTGCTGTTGGCATTGTAataggaagaaatggagagatgatcaaaaaaatacaaaatgatgcTGGTGTTCGAATTCAGTTTAAGCCTG atGATGGAACGACGCCTGATAGAATAGCACAAATAACAGGACCTCCAGACCGATGTCAACATGCTGCAGAAATTATTACAGACCTTCTTCGAAGTGTTCAG GCTGGTAATCCTGGTGGACCTGGACCTGGTGGtcgaggaagagggagaggacaaGGCAACTGGAACATGGGACCACCTGGTGGACTACAGGAATTTAATTTCATTGTGCcaactgggaaaactggattaatAATAGGAAAAG GAGGTGAGACTATAAAAAGCATAAGCCAACAGTCTGGAGCAAGAATAGAACTTCAGAGAAATCCTCCACCTAATGCAGATCCCAATATGAAGTTATTTACAATTCGTGGCACTCCACAACAAATAGACTATGCTCGGCAACTCATAGAAGAAAAGATTGGT ggTCCAGTAAATCCTTTAGGGCCACCTGTACCCCATGGACCCCATGGTGTCCCAGGCCCCCATGGGCCTCCTGGGCCTCCAGGCCCTGGAACCCCAATGGGACCATATAATCCTGCACCTTATAATCCAggaccacctggcccagctcctca TGGTCCTCCAGCTCCATATGCTCCCCAGGGGTGGGGGAATGCATATCCACACTGGCAGCAACAGGCTCCTCCTGATCCAG CTAAGGCAGGAACGGATCCAAATTCAGCAGCTTGGGCTGCTTATTATGCTCACTATTATCAACAGCAagcacagccaccacctgcagctcctgcaggTGCACCAACTACAACCCAAACTAATGGACAAG GAGATCAGCAGAATCCAGCTCCAGCTGGACAGGTTGATTATACAAAGGCTTGGGAAGAGTACTACAAAAAAATGG GTCAAGCAGTTCCTGCTCCTACTGGTGCTCCACCAGGTGGACAGCCAGATTATAGTGCAGCCTGGGCTGAGTACTATAGACAACAAGCAGCTTATTATGCCCAGACAAGTCCCCAGGGAATGCCACAGCATCCTCCAGCACCTCAG GGATTTGCAAATCATGCAAGAAGCCACCACCATTTATATTaa
- the FUBP1 gene encoding far upstream element-binding protein 1 isoform X12, translating to MADYSTVPPPSSGSAGGGGGGGGGGGVNDAFKDALQRARQIAAKIGGDAGTSLNSNDYGYGGQKRPLEDGDGSWTSPSSTTHWEGMPSPFKDQPDAKKVAPQNDSFGTQLPPMHQQQSRSVMTEEYKVPDGMVGFIIGRGGEQISRIQQESGCKIQIAPDSGGLPERSCMLTGTPESVQSAKRLLDQIVEKGRPAPGFHHGDGPGNAVQEIMIPASKAGLVIGKGGETIKQLQERAGVKMVMIQDGPQNTGADKPLRITGDPYKVQQAKEMVLELIRDQGGFREVRNEYGSRIGGNEGIDVPIPRFAVGIVIGRNGEMIKKIQNDAGVRIQFKPDDGTTPDRIAQITGPPDRCQHAAEIITDLLRSVQAGNPGGPGPGGRGRGRGQGNWNMGPPGGLQEFNFIVPTGKTGLIIGKGGETIKSISQQSGARIELQRNPPPNADPNMKLFTIRGTPQQIDYARQLIEEKIGGPVNPLGPPVPHGPHGVPGPHGPPGPPGPGTPMGPYNPAPYNPGPPGPAPHGPPAPYAPQGWGNAYPHWQQQAPPDPAKAGTDPNSAAWAAYYAHYYQQQAQPPPAAPAGAPTTTQTNGQGDQQNPAPAGQVDYTKAWEEYYKKMGQAVPAPTGAPPGGQPDYSAAWAEYYRQQAAYYAQTSPQGMPQHPPAPQGFANHARSHHHLY from the exons attgcAGCAAAAATTGGAGGTGATGCTGGTACATCACTGAATTCAAATGATTATGGTTATGGAGGACAAAAAAGACCCTTAGAAGATGGAG ATGGCTCTTGGACAAGTCCGAGCAGTACAACACACTGGGAGGGAATGCCCTCTCCTTTTAAAG ATCAACCAGATGCTAAGAAAGTTGCTCCTCAGAATGACT CTTTTGGAACGCAGTTACCACCCATGCATCAGCAGCAAAG CAGGTCTGTAATGACAGAAGAATACAAAGTTCCAGATGGAATGGTTGGCTTTA taattGGCAGAGGAGGTGAACAAATCTCACGCATACAACAAGAATCTGGATGCAAAATACAGATAGCTCCTG ATAGTGGTGGCCTACCAGAAAGGTCTTGTATGTTAACTGGAACACCTGAATCTGTCCA ATCAGCAAAGCGATTATTGGACCAGATTGTCGAAAAAGGAAGACCAGCCCCTGGCTTTCATCATGGTGATGGACCAGGAAATGCTGTTCAGGAAATCATGATTCCAGCTAGCAAGGCAGGATTAGTTATTGGAAAGGGTGGAGAGACTATTAAACAACTCCAg GAACGAGCTGGAGTTAAAATGGTTATGATTCAAGATGGACCTCAGAACACTGGTGCTGACAAACCCCTTAGGATTACAGGAGACCCATACAAAGTTCAA CAAGCCAAGGAAATGGTGTTAGAGTTAATTCGTGATCAAGGTGGTTTCAGAGAAGTTCGAAATGAATATGGGTCAAGAATAGGAGGAAATGAAGGCATAGAT GTCCCCATTCCAAGATTTGCTGTTGGCATTGTAataggaagaaatggagagatgatcaaaaaaatacaaaatgatgcTGGTGTTCGAATTCAGTTTAAGCCTG atGATGGAACGACGCCTGATAGAATAGCACAAATAACAGGACCTCCAGACCGATGTCAACATGCTGCAGAAATTATTACAGACCTTCTTCGAAGTGTTCAG GCTGGTAATCCTGGTGGACCTGGACCTGGTGGtcgaggaagagggagaggacaaGGCAACTGGAACATGGGACCACCTGGTGGACTACAGGAATTTAATTTCATTGTGCcaactgggaaaactggattaatAATAGGAAAAG GAGGTGAGACTATAAAAAGCATAAGCCAACAGTCTGGAGCAAGAATAGAACTTCAGAGAAATCCTCCACCTAATGCAGATCCCAATATGAAGTTATTTACAATTCGTGGCACTCCACAACAAATAGACTATGCTCGGCAACTCATAGAAGAAAAGATTGGT ggTCCAGTAAATCCTTTAGGGCCACCTGTACCCCATGGACCCCATGGTGTCCCAGGCCCCCATGGGCCTCCTGGGCCTCCAGGCCCTGGAACCCCAATGGGACCATATAATCCTGCACCTTATAATCCAggaccacctggcccagctcctca TGGTCCTCCAGCTCCATATGCTCCCCAGGGGTGGGGGAATGCATATCCACACTGGCAGCAACAGGCTCCTCCTGATCCAG CTAAGGCAGGAACGGATCCAAATTCAGCAGCTTGGGCTGCTTATTATGCTCACTATTATCAACAGCAagcacagccaccacctgcagctcctgcaggTGCACCAACTACAACCCAAACTAATGGACAAG GAGATCAGCAGAATCCAGCTCCAGCTGGACAGGTTGATTATACAAAGGCTTGGGAAGAGTACTACAAAAAAATGG GTCAAGCAGTTCCTGCTCCTACTGGTGCTCCACCAGGTGGACAGCCAGATTATAGTGCAGCCTGGGCTGAGTACTATAGACAACAAGCAGCTTATTATGCCCAGACAAGTCCCCAGGGAATGCCACAGCATCCTCCAGCACCTCAG GGATTTGCAAATCATGCAAGAAGCCACCACCATTTATATTaa
- the FUBP1 gene encoding far upstream element-binding protein 1 isoform X8, which translates to MADYSTVPPPSSGSAGGGGGGGGGGGVNDAFKDALQRARQIAAKIGGDAGTSLNSNDYGYGGQKRPLEDGDGSWTSPSSTTHWEGMPSPFKDQPDAKKVAPQNDSFGTQLPPMHQQQSRSVMTEEYKVPDGMVGFIIGRGGEQISRIQQESGCKIQIAPDSGGLPERSCMLTGTPESVQSAKRLLDQIVEKGRPAPGFHHGDGPGNAVQEIMIPASKAGLVIGKGGETIKQLQERAGVKMVMIQDGPQNTGADKPLRITGDPYKVQQAKEMVLELIRDQGGFREVRNEYGSRIGGNEGIDVPIPRFAVGIVIGRNGEMIKKIQNDAGVRIQFKPDDGTTPDRIAQITGPPDRCQHAAEIITDLLRSVQAGNPGGPGPGGRGRGRGQGNWNMGPPGGLQEFNFIVPTGKTGLIIGKGGETIKSISQQSGARIELQRNPPPNADPNMKLFTIRGTPQQIDYARQLIEEKIGGPVNPLGPPVPHGPHGVPGPHGPPGPPGPGTPMGPYNPAPYNPGPPGPAPHGPPAPYAPQGWGNAYPHWQQQAPPDPAKAGTDPNSAAWAAYYAHYYQQQAQPPPAAPAGAPTTTQTNGQGDQQNPAPAGQVDYTKAWEEYYKKMGQQGQTQDYSKAWEEYYKKQGQAVPAPTGAPPGGQPDYSAAWAEYYRQQAAYYAQTSPQGMPQHPPAPQGFANHARSHHHLY; encoded by the exons attgcAGCAAAAATTGGAGGTGATGCTGGTACATCACTGAATTCAAATGATTATGGTTATGGAGGACAAAAAAGACCCTTAGAAGATGGAG ATGGCTCTTGGACAAGTCCGAGCAGTACAACACACTGGGAGGGAATGCCCTCTCCTTTTAAAG ATCAACCAGATGCTAAGAAAGTTGCTCCTCAGAATGACT CTTTTGGAACGCAGTTACCACCCATGCATCAGCAGCAAAG CAGGTCTGTAATGACAGAAGAATACAAAGTTCCAGATGGAATGGTTGGCTTTA taattGGCAGAGGAGGTGAACAAATCTCACGCATACAACAAGAATCTGGATGCAAAATACAGATAGCTCCTG ATAGTGGTGGCCTACCAGAAAGGTCTTGTATGTTAACTGGAACACCTGAATCTGTCCA ATCAGCAAAGCGATTATTGGACCAGATTGTCGAAAAAGGAAGACCAGCCCCTGGCTTTCATCATGGTGATGGACCAGGAAATGCTGTTCAGGAAATCATGATTCCAGCTAGCAAGGCAGGATTAGTTATTGGAAAGGGTGGAGAGACTATTAAACAACTCCAg GAACGAGCTGGAGTTAAAATGGTTATGATTCAAGATGGACCTCAGAACACTGGTGCTGACAAACCCCTTAGGATTACAGGAGACCCATACAAAGTTCAA CAAGCCAAGGAAATGGTGTTAGAGTTAATTCGTGATCAAGGTGGTTTCAGAGAAGTTCGAAATGAATATGGGTCAAGAATAGGAGGAAATGAAGGCATAGAT GTCCCCATTCCAAGATTTGCTGTTGGCATTGTAataggaagaaatggagagatgatcaaaaaaatacaaaatgatgcTGGTGTTCGAATTCAGTTTAAGCCTG atGATGGAACGACGCCTGATAGAATAGCACAAATAACAGGACCTCCAGACCGATGTCAACATGCTGCAGAAATTATTACAGACCTTCTTCGAAGTGTTCAG GCTGGTAATCCTGGTGGACCTGGACCTGGTGGtcgaggaagagggagaggacaaGGCAACTGGAACATGGGACCACCTGGTGGACTACAGGAATTTAATTTCATTGTGCcaactgggaaaactggattaatAATAGGAAAAG GAGGTGAGACTATAAAAAGCATAAGCCAACAGTCTGGAGCAAGAATAGAACTTCAGAGAAATCCTCCACCTAATGCAGATCCCAATATGAAGTTATTTACAATTCGTGGCACTCCACAACAAATAGACTATGCTCGGCAACTCATAGAAGAAAAGATTGGT ggTCCAGTAAATCCTTTAGGGCCACCTGTACCCCATGGACCCCATGGTGTCCCAGGCCCCCATGGGCCTCCTGGGCCTCCAGGCCCTGGAACCCCAATGGGACCATATAATCCTGCACCTTATAATCCAggaccacctggcccagctcctca TGGTCCTCCAGCTCCATATGCTCCCCAGGGGTGGGGGAATGCATATCCACACTGGCAGCAACAGGCTCCTCCTGATCCAG CTAAGGCAGGAACGGATCCAAATTCAGCAGCTTGGGCTGCTTATTATGCTCACTATTATCAACAGCAagcacagccaccacctgcagctcctgcaggTGCACCAACTACAACCCAAACTAATGGACAAG GAGATCAGCAGAATCCAGCTCCAGCTGGACAGGTTGATTATACAAAGGCTTGGGAAGAGTACTACAAAAAAATGG GTCAACAAGGGCAGACACAAGATTATTCAAAGGCTTGGGAGGAATATTACAAGAAGCAAG GTCAAGCAGTTCCTGCTCCTACTGGTGCTCCACCAGGTGGACAGCCAGATTATAGTGCAGCCTGGGCTGAGTACTATAGACAACAAGCAGCTTATTATGCCCAGACAAGTCCCCAGGGAATGCCACAGCATCCTCCAGCACCTCAG GGATTTGCAAATCATGCAAGAAGCCACCACCATTTATATTaa